Part of the Candidatus Poribacteria bacterium genome is shown below.
AAAACCGATCGCTCGTAGCCGCGCGATGGACGATTCACAATACTATCAAGTCCCCATAACGCCGATGAACTTCCACCATCAAAGTTTATTGCGTGTTTCGCTCCGAGGTCCCGCAAAAAACCAGCCATCTCATAAAGCGTCATCCCGATGCTATATCCGTATTGACGGCCATCTACCGTAATAAGAAATAGCTTATCATCGTTAAACCCCAATGCACTCCGCGGGTTCAGTCTCGCCCCGTTGCGGTGACGATAGTTAGATCTGCCGCTTGAGTGGTGAAATTCCGCAAGTTCCGGTTCAATTTTCCCGTTGCGCAAAAGACGGAGATTTCCCCCGATTCCATCGGCAACCCGCTGCCATTTGGTGGGTGAAAGTGCGATTTCGAGCGTACCTGTACCACCCGCCCTGAATGTGGCATCCCATTTTATCGCTAATTGATAATCGAGTGCCAACACAACGCCGTTGGACGGAATTGTGCTATTGCCCCGCCGATTGACCTCATCGATCTTAAAACGGCTCCGATACCTACCTGTAAGTGGCAAGTCGAGTCCCTTGAGGACAATTTCATAACTCCTTTGTGCAAGGGTCTGCTCTCCAAATCGGGGTGTGTAGAGCACGGCAGCACAGTCGGCCTCAGGAATCTGATTAATACAATCGACTTCGAGCGATTCTCCATTGATGCGGATAACCCCGTTTAGTTCAACGGCATCGAGTAAAAATTCGCCATCGGTCGTTACACCGAAACTAGTTTCACCCCAAGGGGATGGCGGTGGGAAACCCCACCAATCGCGTCGGGGTGCGATACTAACCAATTCCCGATCTTGGATATGAAGGTTAAAGATAACTCCTCCACGCCCGACCCGATCTCCACGGAGACCGAAACTCCCATTGATGCCAGCTAATAACGGAATATCTTGTTGTGCGAGTCGTCCTGCCATGCTGGTGATTGTCTCCCTGCCCAAGAGACGATTATTGGCAAGCTCAACTCCAAAGCGCAGATTTTCGGATTCGCGCCTCATTTCAGCGACATA
Proteins encoded:
- a CDS encoding phosphodiester glycosidase family protein, whose amino-acid sequence is MRTQKGNRRVYFIKIAIVWGTTLLLILGIGALRVTTPNSNTNSASSSVISRLISKPLPDRPNPASRKRDLLKKSDWPQGLRIYRDWWKERDAAVYVAEMRRESENLRFGVELANNRLLGRETITSMAGRLAQQDIPLLAGINGSFGLRGDRVGRGGVIFNLHIQDRELVSIAPRRDWWGFPPPSPWGETSFGVTTDGEFLLDAVELNGVIRINGESLEVDCINQIPEADCAAVLYTPRFGEQTLAQRSYEIVLKGLDLPLTGRYRSRFKIDEVNRRGNSTIPSNGVVLALDYQLAIKWDATFRAGGTGTLEIALSPTKWQRVADGIGGNLRLLRNGKIEPELAEFHHSSGRSNYRHRNGARLNPRSALGFNDDKLFLITVDGRQYGYSIGMTLYEMAGFLRDLGAKHAINFDGGSSSALWGLDSIVNRPSRGYERSVFNVAMITTQKKVKK